A genome region from Nocardia sp. NBC_01730 includes the following:
- a CDS encoding GvpL/GvpF family gas vesicle protein, translated as MPTEQATAPHRERGQSNAVYVYGIVPADVQPEEHASGVGDPPSDVSTVRHGEIAALVSEISVDRPLGTPDDLTAHARLLDGSAAVTPVLPLRFGAVMSDTDSVEKELLEAHLDEFRAALEELEGHAQFVIKGRYVEKAILRELVDENSEAARLREEIRDKPEDATRDARMALGEIINQAIEAKRAEDTRRVTAALDALEPLVSERNPTHEEDAVHVAVLIEMSRQGELEEALGRLAEEWDGRVEISLLGPMAAYDFVMKREPAG; from the coding sequence ATGCCCACCGAGCAAGCCACCGCACCGCACCGCGAACGCGGTCAGAGCAACGCAGTGTACGTGTACGGCATCGTGCCGGCCGATGTGCAGCCCGAAGAGCACGCATCCGGTGTCGGAGATCCGCCGAGCGACGTCTCGACGGTGCGCCATGGCGAGATCGCCGCGCTGGTCAGCGAGATTTCGGTCGATCGGCCACTCGGCACGCCCGACGACCTCACGGCGCACGCGAGATTATTGGACGGTTCCGCGGCTGTCACGCCGGTACTGCCGCTGCGGTTCGGAGCGGTGATGTCCGATACGGACTCGGTCGAGAAAGAGCTGCTCGAAGCTCACCTCGACGAGTTCCGTGCCGCGTTGGAGGAACTCGAGGGCCACGCGCAGTTCGTGATCAAGGGACGCTACGTCGAGAAGGCGATCCTGCGTGAGCTGGTGGACGAGAACTCCGAGGCCGCCCGGCTGCGGGAGGAAATCCGCGACAAACCGGAAGACGCCACCCGTGATGCCCGCATGGCGCTGGGCGAGATCATCAACCAGGCGATCGAGGCCAAGCGAGCCGAGGACACCCGCCGGGTCACCGCCGCGCTCGACGCACTCGAACCCCTTGTCAGCGAGCGGAACCCCACCCACGAGGAAGACGCCGTCCACGTCGCGGTCCTCATCGAAATGTCTCGGCAGGGCGAACTCGAGGAGGCTTTGGGACGCCTCGCCGAGGAATGGGACGGCCGCGTGGAAATAAGTCTGCTAGGCCCGATGGCGGCCTACGACTTCGTGATGAAGCGGGAACCGGCGGGCTGA
- a CDS encoding SACE_7040 family transcriptional regulator — MTSADPVALTRREQLKAQRRVQLLEAGARLIADRGFLGMRLDDLGAAVGISGPAVYRHFPNKEALLVELLVGVSQRLLAGGKAVVAATTAAADALAGLVDHHLDFALGEPELIRIQDRDLDNVPAAARREIRRTQRQYVEIWVAVLRELHQDLPEETARVQAHAAFGLINSTPHSATMATAVRARPVLRSMALAALG, encoded by the coding sequence GTGACCAGCGCCGACCCCGTCGCGCTCACTCGTCGCGAGCAGTTGAAAGCGCAGCGCCGTGTGCAATTGCTCGAGGCAGGAGCCCGGCTCATCGCCGACCGCGGCTTCCTCGGCATGCGCCTCGACGACCTCGGCGCCGCCGTCGGAATCAGCGGCCCGGCCGTCTATCGGCACTTCCCGAACAAGGAGGCGCTGCTGGTCGAATTGCTCGTCGGAGTCAGTCAGCGGCTGCTCGCAGGCGGCAAGGCGGTGGTCGCGGCGACCACTGCCGCGGCGGACGCGCTGGCCGGGCTGGTCGACCACCACCTGGACTTCGCGCTCGGCGAGCCGGAGCTGATCCGCATCCAGGACCGTGACCTGGACAACGTGCCGGCGGCCGCCCGCCGCGAGATCCGCCGCACCCAGCGTCAGTACGTGGAGATCTGGGTCGCGGTGCTGCGCGAGCTGCACCAAGACCTACCCGAGGAGACGGCGCGGGTGCAGGCCCACGCCGCGTTCGGCTTGATCAACTCCACCCCGCACAGCGCGACCATGGCGACCGCCGTCCGTGCCCGCCCGGTGCTGCGCAGCATGGCGCTGGCCGCACTCGGTTGA
- a CDS encoding GvpL/GvpF family gas vesicle protein, whose protein sequence is MTDGVGIWLYAVTVDGGAADELGNVTGVAGEAVRVVVSNSLAAVVGTVPLEVFGKEPLRRNLEDLTWLEATARAHDTVVSAVARRGPAVPLRLATVYLDDDRVRGLLDERRADFESALTLVTDRTEWGVKAYGDRAALTAVVAEAKSTSSNRGAGTAYLLRRKAQLSAQETVERDAATRADEIHEHLVRHAAAGRRQAATDPALSGRQDWMVLNGTYLVDDERTDEFVSTVGELGKEYPGIRLELTGPWPPYSFAGVEQEPL, encoded by the coding sequence GTGACTGATGGTGTCGGGATCTGGCTGTACGCGGTGACGGTCGACGGCGGCGCCGCGGACGAGCTGGGCAACGTGACCGGGGTGGCGGGTGAGGCGGTGCGCGTTGTGGTCTCGAACAGCCTGGCGGCGGTCGTCGGCACGGTCCCGCTCGAGGTTTTCGGGAAGGAACCACTGCGACGCAATCTGGAAGATCTGACCTGGCTGGAGGCGACTGCCCGGGCGCATGACACCGTCGTCTCCGCTGTCGCGCGACGGGGCCCGGCTGTCCCGCTGCGCCTGGCCACCGTCTATCTCGACGACGACAGAGTCCGGGGTCTGCTCGACGAGCGGCGGGCGGACTTCGAGTCGGCGCTCACCCTGGTGACCGACCGCACGGAGTGGGGCGTCAAAGCCTACGGCGACCGCGCCGCCCTCACCGCCGTGGTGGCCGAGGCCAAGTCGACGAGCAGTAACAGGGGCGCAGGAACGGCGTATCTGCTCCGTCGCAAAGCCCAGCTGTCCGCGCAGGAGACCGTCGAACGCGACGCCGCGACGCGCGCCGACGAGATCCATGAGCACCTGGTACGGCATGCCGCCGCCGGCCGGCGTCAGGCCGCGACGGATCCCGCGTTGAGCGGCAGGCAGGACTGGATGGTGCTCAACGGCACATACCTCGTGGACGACGAGCGCACCGACGAGTTCGTCTCGACAGTCGGGGAACTCGGGAAGGAATACCCCGGTATCCGGCTCGAGCTCACCGGTCCGTGGCCGCCGTATTCGTTCGCGGGCGTGGAACAGGAGCCCCTATGA
- a CDS encoding gas vesicle protein GvpG: protein MGLLSSILSLPFAPVRGVIWLGEVIQDQVEQQLHDPAIARRDLEEIDEALAAGHLSEEEHRAAQQAVLDRMVRPSAGTVPPEGKE, encoded by the coding sequence ATGGGCCTGCTTTCATCGATTCTCTCATTGCCGTTCGCCCCGGTCCGTGGCGTGATCTGGCTGGGTGAAGTGATCCAGGACCAGGTCGAGCAGCAACTCCACGATCCGGCGATCGCTCGGCGGGACCTGGAGGAGATCGACGAGGCATTGGCAGCGGGGCACCTGTCGGAGGAGGAACACAGGGCTGCGCAGCAGGCGGTCCTCGACCGGATGGTCCGGCCGTCCGCCGGCACGGTACCGCCCGAAGGGAAGGAGTGA
- a CDS encoding MFS transporter, with protein sequence MSDVIAATGAVPAERPRLRSSAGRRIVAATVLGSAVVSFDATVVNIAAPHIGSDLGADMVDLQWVVSGYTLALASLILVGGALGDRFGRRAVFIWGSVGFALASAWCGAASDVAMLVTARVVQGVAGALITPGSLALISASIDPRDQGAAIGMWSGLGGVAGAIGPIAGGWLVELAGWRSVFLINVPLAVAVAVISVRCVPESRDPHAPPRPDVLGTAAIVTGLGMLTYGLIAARVWMELVGVALLAVFVLVQIRSRHPLVPPALFGSRVFTTVNLVTFPVYAALGCVLFLLLLQLQVVAGYSPLAAGAATMPITAIMLVSSTWVGQWAQRHGARVPMTIGLLLAAAGSVLLAQIGTHASYSTAVLPGVVLFGAGMAVFVAPLTESVFAAVPTEEAGIASGVNNAVARIAQLLAIAAIPSLVGISRAPLTDAIAFGAGYRAAMWICIGMFAAGAVLAAVLMPRPRNIGGQNIMAAIARRATR encoded by the coding sequence ATGAGTGACGTCATTGCGGCGACCGGGGCGGTGCCTGCCGAGCGGCCCCGGTTGCGGTCGAGCGCAGGGCGGCGGATCGTCGCGGCGACCGTGCTCGGTTCGGCGGTGGTGTCGTTCGATGCCACGGTGGTCAATATCGCGGCGCCACACATCGGTTCGGATCTCGGCGCCGATATGGTGGACCTGCAGTGGGTGGTGAGCGGCTATACCCTCGCCTTGGCGTCACTGATCCTGGTGGGTGGGGCGTTGGGCGACCGGTTCGGTCGTCGCGCAGTGTTCATCTGGGGCAGTGTGGGCTTTGCGCTGGCGTCGGCCTGGTGCGGTGCCGCGTCCGATGTTGCGATGCTGGTGACGGCGCGGGTGGTGCAGGGGGTCGCGGGTGCGCTGATCACCCCCGGCAGTCTGGCGCTGATCTCGGCGTCGATAGATCCGCGCGATCAGGGTGCGGCGATCGGAATGTGGTCGGGTCTGGGGGGAGTGGCGGGCGCGATCGGGCCGATCGCCGGCGGGTGGCTGGTGGAGCTGGCGGGGTGGCGCTCGGTGTTCCTGATCAATGTTCCGCTGGCGGTAGCAGTGGCGGTGATCTCGGTGCGATGTGTTCCGGAATCCCGGGATCCGCATGCGCCCCCGCGGCCGGATGTGCTCGGAACCGCGGCAATCGTCACCGGTTTGGGGATGCTGACCTACGGGTTGATCGCGGCGCGGGTATGGATGGAGCTGGTCGGTGTGGCACTGCTGGCCGTGTTCGTGCTCGTGCAGATCCGCAGCCGTCATCCGCTGGTGCCGCCTGCGCTGTTCGGTTCGCGCGTATTCACCACGGTCAATCTGGTGACGTTTCCGGTGTATGCCGCCCTGGGGTGCGTGTTGTTCCTGCTGCTGCTCCAGTTGCAGGTCGTCGCGGGGTATTCACCCCTCGCGGCAGGGGCGGCGACGATGCCGATCACCGCGATCATGTTGGTGTCGTCGACCTGGGTGGGACAGTGGGCGCAGCGGCACGGCGCGCGCGTGCCGATGACGATCGGGCTGCTGCTGGCCGCCGCGGGATCGGTCCTGCTGGCCCAGATCGGTACGCACGCTTCCTATTCGACCGCGGTGCTGCCCGGTGTCGTGCTATTCGGTGCGGGTATGGCCGTGTTCGTGGCTCCGCTGACCGAATCCGTATTCGCCGCGGTGCCAACCGAAGAAGCCGGGATCGCCTCCGGCGTCAACAACGCGGTCGCCCGCATAGCCCAGTTGCTCGCCATAGCCGCCATCCCCAGCCTGGTGGGAATCTCCCGCGCGCCCCTCACCGACGCCATAGCCTTCGGTGCCGGCTACCGCGCGGCCATGTGGATCTGTATCGGCATGTTCGCTGCGGGCGCGGTCCTCGCCGCAGTACTGATGCCGCGGCCGCGGAACATCGGCGGTCAAAACATCATGGCCGCGATCGCGCGTCGCGCGACCCGGTAA
- a CDS encoding MFS transporter — MRSAEGRGQNAGFPRGEDPGGTTNGLKRVVAASMAGTVVEWYEFFLYGTAATLVFSKVFFAKDTSDLDAILAAFVTYAVGFAARPLGGVVFGHFGDKYGRKKLLQFSLVLVGAATFLMGCLPTYAQIGYWAPALLVLLRFIQGFAVGGEWGGAVLLVAEHSPSRSRGFWASWPQAGVPAGNLLATMVLLVLTSTLSDAAFLSWGWRVAFWLSAVVVLVGYYIRTKITDAPIFVAAQREAEQIKATSLSVVEVLRRYPRGVLTAMGLRFGENVMYYLVVTFTITYLKVQVHVDTKVILWWLLAAHAVHFAMVPLAGKMSDRFGRRPVYFVGALTAGTWGFFAFPMMDSGHNVIILSAIIIGLVFHALMYAGQPAIMAEMFPTRMRYSGVSLGYQVTSIVAGSLAPIIAVRLLNTYHSAVPIAWYLAGAAAITAIAVLVAKETKGLTLESVDLADAESLGAHPATVPMR, encoded by the coding sequence ATGAGGAGCGCCGAAGGCCGCGGGCAGAACGCGGGATTTCCGAGGGGCGAGGACCCCGGCGGGACGACGAACGGCCTGAAGCGGGTGGTGGCCGCGTCGATGGCGGGCACGGTCGTCGAATGGTATGAGTTCTTTCTCTACGGCACCGCCGCCACGCTCGTGTTCAGCAAGGTGTTCTTCGCGAAGGACACCAGCGATCTGGACGCCATCCTGGCCGCCTTCGTGACCTACGCCGTCGGTTTCGCCGCGCGCCCACTGGGCGGCGTCGTCTTCGGGCACTTCGGCGACAAGTACGGCCGCAAGAAGCTGCTGCAGTTCAGCCTGGTGCTGGTGGGCGCGGCGACGTTTCTGATGGGCTGTCTGCCGACCTACGCGCAGATCGGTTACTGGGCGCCCGCGCTGCTGGTCTTGCTGCGCTTCATCCAGGGTTTCGCGGTCGGCGGGGAATGGGGCGGCGCGGTCCTGTTGGTCGCCGAACACAGTCCGAGCCGAAGCCGGGGCTTCTGGGCGAGCTGGCCGCAGGCGGGCGTGCCCGCAGGCAACCTGCTGGCGACGATGGTTCTGCTCGTGCTCACTTCGACGCTCTCGGACGCCGCGTTCCTCAGCTGGGGCTGGCGGGTGGCGTTCTGGCTGTCCGCGGTGGTGGTGCTGGTCGGCTACTACATCCGCACGAAGATCACCGACGCGCCCATTTTCGTCGCCGCACAGCGGGAAGCCGAGCAGATCAAGGCGACCTCGCTCAGCGTCGTCGAGGTACTGCGCCGCTATCCGCGCGGCGTGCTCACAGCCATGGGGCTGCGTTTCGGCGAGAACGTCATGTACTACCTGGTGGTCACCTTCACCATCACCTACCTGAAGGTGCAGGTGCACGTCGATACCAAGGTGATCCTGTGGTGGCTGCTCGCCGCGCACGCGGTGCACTTCGCGATGGTCCCGCTCGCGGGCAAGATGTCCGACCGCTTCGGCAGACGACCGGTCTACTTCGTCGGGGCGCTGACCGCGGGCACCTGGGGCTTCTTCGCCTTTCCGATGATGGACAGCGGCCACAACGTGATCATCCTGTCCGCGATCATCATCGGCCTGGTCTTCCACGCCCTGATGTACGCGGGGCAGCCCGCGATCATGGCGGAGATGTTCCCCACGCGGATGCGCTATTCCGGCGTGTCCTTGGGCTATCAGGTCACCTCGATCGTGGCCGGGTCGCTGGCCCCGATCATCGCTGTCCGGCTGCTCAACACCTACCACTCCGCGGTGCCGATCGCCTGGTACCTGGCGGGCGCGGCCGCGATCACCGCGATAGCGGTGCTCGTGGCCAAGGAAACGAAAGGACTGACCTTGGAAAGCGTCGACCTCGCGGACGCCGAAAGCCTCGGCGCGCACCCCGCAACGGTGCCGATGCGATGA
- a CDS encoding PPOX class F420-dependent oxidoreductase, whose amino-acid sequence MVSLSDPEVREFLTHGTRTGKVAFVAADGRPMVTPVWFILDGDAVVFNTGKSTVKGKAFARDARIAVCVDLDEPPYSSIQLQGTVTLSEDPDELVRTATEIGGRYMGADRAEEFGKRNGVPGELVVRLRPSKVIAHFDATA is encoded by the coding sequence ATGGTCTCTCTCTCGGATCCCGAAGTGCGCGAGTTCCTCACCCATGGCACTCGAACGGGCAAGGTGGCGTTCGTGGCGGCCGACGGTAGGCCGATGGTCACGCCGGTCTGGTTCATCCTCGACGGTGACGCGGTGGTCTTCAATACCGGCAAGTCGACCGTCAAGGGCAAGGCGTTCGCTCGCGACGCGCGCATCGCGGTGTGCGTCGACCTGGACGAGCCGCCGTACTCATCGATCCAGTTGCAAGGGACCGTGACGCTCTCCGAGGACCCGGACGAACTGGTGCGCACCGCCACCGAGATCGGCGGACGCTACATGGGCGCGGACCGGGCGGAGGAGTTCGGCAAACGAAACGGCGTGCCAGGCGAACTCGTCGTCCGGCTCAGGCCCTCGAAGGTGATCGCACACTTCGACGCGACGGCCTGA
- the egtD gene encoding L-histidine N(alpha)-methyltransferase gives MHMEPTIDVRLTEADLRDALCTDVLLGLSGRRKWLPSKWFYDAQGSKLFEAITELPEYYPTRTERALLRASADEIAIAASGAVELVELGSGSSEKTRLLLSSLSERGSLRSYVPLDVSESALRAAVGWINEEFPRLEIHGVVGDFTSGLDSLPRRGGRIIVLLGGTLGNLRPAERAEFFGGMYDVLEPGEQLMLGVGLVTDPAVMVPAYDDAAGVTAEFNRNILQVVNNRLGADFEPDRFAHVAVWDADNEWIEMRLEATADMTVTVADLDLVIEFAAGEQLRTEISAKFRLTPFHDELAAAGFQAQRSWTDPADRFAVVLARR, from the coding sequence ATCCACATGGAACCAACGATCGATGTTCGCCTGACCGAAGCGGACCTGCGAGACGCGCTGTGCACGGACGTCCTGCTCGGGTTGTCGGGGCGACGGAAATGGCTGCCCTCCAAGTGGTTCTACGATGCGCAGGGCAGCAAACTGTTCGAGGCGATCACCGAACTGCCCGAGTACTACCCGACACGGACCGAGCGTGCGCTGCTGCGCGCCAGCGCGGACGAAATCGCGATCGCGGCGTCCGGTGCCGTGGAGCTGGTCGAACTCGGCTCCGGTTCGTCGGAGAAGACCCGTCTGCTGCTGAGTTCGCTGAGCGAGCGCGGATCGTTGCGATCATATGTCCCACTGGATGTCTCCGAATCCGCCTTGCGGGCCGCAGTGGGATGGATCAACGAAGAATTCCCGCGGTTGGAGATCCACGGAGTCGTCGGTGATTTCACGAGCGGACTGGATTCCCTCCCGCGTCGTGGCGGACGGATCATCGTGCTGCTCGGCGGCACTCTCGGCAATCTGAGACCGGCGGAGCGGGCCGAGTTCTTCGGGGGCATGTACGACGTCCTCGAGCCAGGGGAACAGCTGATGCTGGGCGTGGGGCTGGTGACCGATCCGGCCGTCATGGTGCCCGCCTACGACGATGCGGCCGGCGTGACCGCCGAGTTCAACCGAAACATCCTGCAGGTGGTGAACAACCGTCTCGGTGCGGACTTCGAACCCGACCGGTTCGCGCACGTTGCGGTGTGGGACGCCGACAACGAGTGGATCGAGATGCGGCTGGAGGCGACGGCCGACATGACGGTCACCGTCGCAGACCTGGATCTCGTGATCGAATTCGCCGCCGGTGAGCAGCTGCGCACCGAGATCTCGGCGAAGTTCCGGTTGACGCCGTTCCACGACGAACTCGCGGCGGCCGGTTTCCAGGCGCAGCGATCTTGGACGGATCCCGCCGATCGTTTCGCTGTGGTGCTCGCAAGAAGATGA
- a CDS encoding 3-hydroxybutyrate dehydrogenase, which produces MSDLDGRSALVTGGASGIGAACARELAARGAHVTVADIDDGGAEAVARELGGKSWAVDLLDVDALESLELETDILVNNAGVQHISPIQDFAPRRFRELLALMVEAPFLLVRAALPHMYRQGFGRIVNISSVHGLRASEYKVAYVTAKHGLEGLSKVTALEGGHHGVTSNCVNPGYVRTPLVDKQIADQAAAHGIAEQEVLEKILLTESAIKRLVDPEEVAALVGWLASPRAGMVTGASYTMDGGWSAR; this is translated from the coding sequence ATGAGCGACCTCGACGGGCGTTCGGCCCTGGTCACCGGCGGCGCGAGCGGCATAGGCGCAGCATGCGCACGGGAGCTGGCGGCACGCGGCGCCCACGTCACCGTCGCCGACATCGACGATGGCGGCGCCGAAGCCGTGGCCCGCGAGCTGGGCGGAAAATCCTGGGCGGTGGACCTTCTCGACGTCGATGCGCTGGAATCGCTGGAGCTGGAGACCGACATCCTGGTGAACAACGCCGGGGTGCAGCACATCAGCCCGATCCAGGACTTCGCGCCGCGCCGGTTCCGCGAATTGCTCGCGCTGATGGTCGAGGCGCCGTTCCTGCTGGTACGCGCGGCCCTGCCGCACATGTATCGGCAGGGCTTCGGCCGGATCGTCAACATCTCCTCGGTGCACGGCCTGCGGGCCTCGGAGTACAAGGTCGCCTACGTGACGGCCAAGCACGGGCTCGAGGGGCTGTCGAAAGTGACCGCGCTGGAAGGTGGACACCACGGCGTGACGAGCAACTGCGTCAATCCCGGCTACGTCCGAACGCCGTTGGTGGACAAGCAGATCGCCGACCAGGCCGCAGCGCACGGCATCGCCGAGCAGGAGGTGCTGGAGAAGATCCTGCTCACCGAGAGCGCGATCAAGCGCCTCGTCGATCCGGAGGAGGTCGCGGCACTGGTTGGCTGGCTCGCGTCGCCGCGCGCGGGCATGGTCACCGGCGCCTCCTACACGATGGACGGCGGTTGGAGCGCGCGATGA
- a CDS encoding gas vesicle protein — MTVVGGGSSVPQPYGGGHQSTNLGDILERVLDKGLVIAGDIQVNLLDIELLTIKLRLVIASLETAKAVGIDWWETDPWLNSKARTLERQGRDLEVENRELRDRIAELEAGRARHTPIERARQPVEEEDRD, encoded by the coding sequence ATGACCGTGGTCGGGGGCGGATCGTCGGTGCCGCAGCCCTACGGGGGCGGGCACCAGTCGACGAACCTGGGCGACATCCTCGAACGGGTTCTCGACAAGGGCTTGGTGATCGCCGGCGACATCCAGGTGAACCTGCTCGACATCGAACTGCTCACCATCAAACTGCGGTTGGTGATCGCCTCGCTGGAGACGGCGAAGGCGGTGGGCATCGACTGGTGGGAAACCGATCCCTGGCTCAACAGCAAGGCCCGCACGCTCGAGCGGCAGGGTCGGGACCTCGAAGTCGAGAACCGCGAACTCCGCGACCGGATCGCCGAACTCGAAGCCGGACGCGCCCGCCACACACCCATCGAACGCGCCCGCCAACCGGTGGAAGAGGAGGACCGTGACTGA
- a CDS encoding LysR family transcriptional regulator, with amino-acid sequence MTSNAVRICKDAGMRPVSAGRPSADDLLVLLAVGRSGRFVTAAEELGINHTTISRRIAALEQTLGGRVLTRVTGGWELTDLGKEALAAAEAVESAVKSLAADAGGNRLLEGVVRISATDGFSAYIAAPAAAEVQRRHPKIAVEIVATTRRASQQRSGLDLEVVVGEPQVHRATAARLADYSLGLYGSREYLREHGIPATIDNLAEHPLVYFIDSMLQVDDLDLASSFVPAMRGSVTSTNVFVHVEATRASAGLGLLPCFMADRHPDLVRVLADSVTVTLGYWLVAREETLRRPEVSAVVNAIRAVVTDLRPALLGRNG; translated from the coding sequence ATGACCAGTAATGCAGTGCGCATCTGCAAAGATGCAGGTATGCGTCCGGTCTCCGCTGGCCGTCCCAGCGCGGATGACCTTCTCGTACTCCTGGCGGTCGGGCGTTCCGGCCGATTCGTCACCGCCGCAGAAGAACTCGGCATCAACCACACGACGATCTCGCGGCGCATAGCGGCGCTGGAGCAGACCCTCGGTGGCCGGGTGCTCACCCGGGTAACCGGTGGCTGGGAACTGACCGATCTCGGCAAGGAGGCGCTGGCCGCGGCCGAAGCGGTGGAGTCGGCCGTGAAGTCCCTTGCCGCCGACGCGGGTGGCAACCGGCTGCTGGAGGGGGTGGTCCGGATCTCGGCGACCGACGGCTTCAGTGCCTACATCGCCGCGCCCGCTGCCGCCGAGGTGCAGCGGCGGCATCCGAAGATCGCGGTCGAGATCGTGGCGACGACCAGGCGCGCGTCGCAACAGCGGTCGGGGCTGGACCTCGAGGTGGTGGTCGGTGAGCCGCAGGTGCATCGCGCCACCGCCGCGCGACTGGCCGACTACTCCCTCGGCCTCTACGGCTCGCGCGAATACCTGCGCGAACACGGCATCCCGGCAACGATCGACAACCTGGCCGAGCACCCGCTGGTGTACTTCATCGATTCCATGCTCCAGGTCGACGACCTCGACCTCGCCTCCAGCTTCGTACCCGCGATGCGCGGATCCGTCACCTCCACCAATGTTTTCGTGCACGTGGAGGCGACCCGCGCGTCCGCCGGACTCGGCCTGCTGCCTTGCTTCATGGCCGACAGGCACCCGGACCTCGTCCGTGTACTCGCCGACTCGGTAACGGTCACCCTCGGATACTGGCTGGTCGCGCGGGAGGAAACCCTCCGCCGCCCCGAGGTATCCGCCGTCGTGAACGCCATCCGCGCCGTGGTCACGGACCTACGCCCCGCCCTCCTCGGCCGCAACGGCTGA
- a CDS encoding gas vesicle protein GvpO: protein MSGKTTHEPEPAPLTAAQAGIAAIDHLIELTSKEAQGATSVEPTDQGWAVEVEVLEDRRIPSSADMMALYEVEIDLDGNLLAYRRTKRYNRGSSDIGGRNQT from the coding sequence GTGAGCGGCAAAACCACGCACGAGCCCGAACCTGCTCCCCTGACCGCGGCGCAGGCCGGCATCGCGGCGATCGACCACCTCATCGAGCTGACCTCGAAGGAAGCTCAGGGGGCTACCTCCGTGGAGCCGACGGACCAGGGGTGGGCGGTGGAAGTCGAAGTACTCGAGGACCGCCGCATCCCCTCGTCGGCGGACATGATGGCGCTCTACGAGGTGGAGATCGACCTGGACGGGAACCTGTTGGCCTACCGCAGAACCAAGCGCTACAACCGCGGCAGCAGTGACATCGGCGGAAGGAATCAGACATGA
- the gvpJ gene encoding gas vesicle protein GvpJ codes for MTIEPAGRGGGAGTVARPNSSGLAEVIDTILDKGLVIDAFARVSLVGIELLTIDARVVVASVDTYLRFAEAVNRLEISDTEPKGLPDLVGDITEGGAKHKTKGAIEAAGEKVMNFLDDVEDKRQTASRSSKRRER; via the coding sequence ATGACCATCGAACCCGCAGGCCGAGGAGGAGGCGCCGGCACTGTGGCCCGCCCGAACTCCTCGGGCCTGGCCGAAGTCATCGACACGATTCTCGACAAGGGATTGGTCATCGACGCGTTCGCGCGAGTGTCTCTGGTCGGCATCGAATTGTTGACCATCGACGCCCGGGTCGTAGTGGCCAGCGTCGACACCTATCTGCGGTTCGCCGAGGCAGTCAACCGGCTGGAGATTTCCGACACCGAACCGAAGGGCCTACCTGACCTGGTCGGCGACATCACCGAGGGCGGCGCGAAGCACAAGACCAAAGGCGCTATCGAGGCCGCGGGCGAGAAGGTCATGAACTTCCTCGACGACGTGGAGGACAAGCGCCAGACGGCGAGTCGGTCATCGAAACGAAGGGAGAGATGA
- a CDS encoding gas vesicle protein K, with translation MTEFDGIPPHIDSNPESVERGLVTLVLTLVELLRQLMERQALRRVDEGDLSDAQIERIGTTLMLLEERMEELRNHFGLTPEDLNIDLGPLGTLLPRE, from the coding sequence ATGACTGAATTCGACGGCATCCCCCCACATATCGACTCGAATCCGGAATCCGTCGAGCGCGGGCTCGTGACGCTCGTGCTCACCCTGGTGGAGTTGCTCCGGCAGCTGATGGAGCGGCAGGCCTTGCGGCGGGTGGATGAGGGCGACCTGAGCGACGCGCAGATCGAGCGGATCGGCACCACCCTGATGCTGCTCGAGGAGCGAATGGAGGAGTTGCGGAACCACTTCGGGCTGACCCCCGAGGATCTCAATATCGACCTCGGACCGCTGGGTACGCTGCTCCCCCGGGAGTGA
- a CDS encoding gas vesicle protein, with the protein MRQADGERRIALIDLLDRVLAGGVVISGDIRLSVADVDMVQISLRALISSITPLSAEPLESAAPRVALEPRRDD; encoded by the coding sequence ATGAGGCAAGCCGACGGGGAGCGCCGGATCGCCCTCATCGACCTACTGGACCGGGTGCTGGCGGGCGGGGTCGTCATCTCGGGCGACATCAGGCTCTCCGTCGCGGATGTCGACATGGTGCAGATCTCGCTGCGGGCCCTCATCTCCTCCATCACCCCCCTTTCCGCCGAGCCACTCGAGTCCGCCGCACCGCGCGTTGCCCTGGAGCCGCGCAGAGATGACTGA